In Thioclava sp. GXIMD2076, one DNA window encodes the following:
- a CDS encoding peptidylprolyl isomerase yields MAEYKDPENTIIIELKDGPVVIELMPEIAPKHAERMKQLARDGAYDNVAFHRVIDGFMAQTGDVENANMEKDYNPGRAGTGGSQYDDLPAEFSRIPHDRGTLGAARSMNPNSANSQFFINFSDNHFLNGQYTVYGRVIAGMDNVDKIVRGEPPKNPDRMIKVTVAADA; encoded by the coding sequence ATGGCCGAATATAAAGATCCCGAAAACACCATCATCATCGAGCTGAAGGATGGTCCGGTTGTCATCGAACTGATGCCCGAGATCGCGCCGAAACATGCCGAGCGCATGAAGCAGCTGGCCCGCGACGGAGCCTATGACAACGTGGCCTTCCACCGCGTGATCGACGGTTTCATGGCGCAGACCGGCGACGTGGAAAACGCGAATATGGAAAAAGACTACAATCCGGGCCGCGCAGGCACCGGCGGGTCGCAATATGATGATCTTCCCGCAGAATTCTCGCGCATCCCGCATGATCGCGGCACGCTGGGTGCTGCGCGTTCGATGAACCCGAACTCGGCCAACTCGCAGTTCTTCATCAACTTCTCGGACAACCACTTCCTCAACGGCCAATACACCGTTTATGGCCGCGTGATCGCAGGTATGGACAATGTCGACAAGATCGTGCGCGGCGAGCCCCCGAAAAACCCCGACCGTATGATCAAGGTCACGGTGGCTGCCGATGCGTAA